The proteins below are encoded in one region of Peptoniphilus sp. GNH:
- a CDS encoding Mur ligase domain-containing protein, which translates to MKLKELLRGIEVLEVNEQVDFEKDYNNLAYHSQKVKNGGIFIALKGSLVDGHKYLYDAVKKGANLAFVEEIQDLNVAQIRVENTRKTMADLANNFYENPSSKLHITGITATNGKTSTAFMLKSIYEAAKYEIGISGTVELSYKDVLIPSLLTTPESLDLQMHFANMVKLGVEKVVMEVSSSGLESYRVRDVDFDIVTFNNFSREHIDQHGSLEKYYKAKSSLIRNAKEKTIAILNMDFKEIKDLTDKTKAVVVPYSLNDKSYNFHLEDLDISTGFGNYTFVINDDFKVKDQIIKKGSFKVKLKVAGYSAVMNSFVAILVAMCQGIELETIIDGIESYRGVERRFEMIYNEKFKVIDDHFANSRNIEVTLDTIRKMSYKKLHLLYGIRGNRGTTLNRENGRKIVDELKGIKLGSFITTKSVEMVGPKDKVSDDEVKVLKEVLDASNISYEEFDRLDEALDRVLDKVEEDDLILLGGCQGLDKAFGVLANKLIERNLVKDKENILKRVSQRIC; encoded by the coding sequence ATGAAACTCAAGGAATTATTAAGAGGAATAGAGGTATTAGAGGTAAATGAACAAGTTGATTTTGAAAAAGATTACAACAATCTTGCCTACCATAGCCAAAAAGTAAAAAATGGCGGTATCTTTATAGCTTTAAAAGGGTCGCTTGTCGATGGACACAAATATTTGTATGATGCCGTAAAAAAAGGTGCAAATCTTGCTTTTGTAGAGGAAATTCAAGATTTGAATGTAGCTCAAATAAGAGTTGAAAATACAAGAAAGACTATGGCGGATTTGGCTAATAATTTTTACGAGAATCCTTCATCTAAACTTCATATAACTGGAATAACTGCAACAAATGGAAAAACTTCCACAGCATTTATGTTAAAAAGCATATATGAGGCGGCTAAGTATGAGATTGGAATCTCGGGAACGGTTGAATTAAGCTACAAGGATGTACTGATACCATCACTTTTAACAACTCCTGAAAGCTTGGATTTGCAAATGCATTTTGCAAATATGGTAAAACTTGGAGTAGAGAAGGTTGTAATGGAAGTTTCATCTTCTGGACTTGAATCTTATAGAGTAAGAGATGTCGATTTTGATATTGTGACCTTTAATAATTTTTCAAGAGAGCACATAGATCAACACGGAAGTTTGGAAAAATATTACAAGGCTAAATCATCTCTTATAAGAAATGCTAAAGAAAAGACGATTGCCATTTTAAATATGGATTTTAAAGAAATAAAAGACTTGACCGACAAAACAAAGGCGGTTGTTGTGCCATATTCTTTGAATGACAAAAGCTATAACTTCCATTTGGAAGATTTAGATATTTCTACAGGATTTGGAAATTACACATTTGTAATTAATGATGACTTCAAGGTGAAAGACCAAATTATAAAAAAGGGCTCATTTAAAGTTAAACTCAAGGTGGCAGGATATTCAGCTGTAATGAATTCTTTTGTAGCAATTTTAGTGGCCATGTGCCAAGGAATTGAGCTTGAAACTATAATAGATGGTATTGAATCATACAGAGGAGTAGAAAGACGCTTTGAAATGATATATAACGAAAAATTTAAAGTTATTGATGATCACTTTGCCAATTCCAGAAACATTGAAGTAACCCTTGATACTATAAGAAAAATGAGTTATAAAAAGCTCCATCTTCTATACGGTATAAGGGGAAACAGAGGGACTACTCTTAACAGAGAGAATGGTCGAAAAATTGTAGATGAGTTAAAGGGAATTAAGCTCGGCTCATTTATAACTACAAAGTCTGTTGAAATGGTTGGTCCCAAGGATAAGGTTTCAGATGATGAAGTTAAAGTACTGAAGGAAGTTTTGGATGCAAGCAATATTTCTTATGAAGAGTTTGATAGACTAGATGAGGCTCTAGATAGAGTTTTGGATAAAGTTGAAGAAGACGACTTGATACTTTTAGGAGGTTGTCAGGGTCTTGATAAGGCTTTTGGAGTCTTGGCAAATAAATTGATTGAAAGAAATCTTGTGAAAGACAAAGAAAATATTTTAAAAAGAGTATCCCAAAGGATATGTTAG
- a CDS encoding SoxR reducing system RseC family protein, whose protein sequence is MIQRGQVLKIKGDIAEIVVARPSACGSDCGACHASCAESKLESIEILNENGLKPGDFVELKSDSRAVLSYIGLVYGMPLLFFLLGLCLSLLILNKMQVASFKMWSLIIATICLVLSYFLIKNIDNNFNKNKKVFEVRKL, encoded by the coding sequence ATGATTCAAAGAGGACAGGTCTTGAAGATAAAGGGGGATATTGCCGAAATAGTAGTTGCGAGACCTTCTGCATGTGGATCTGATTGTGGAGCTTGCCATGCTTCATGTGCCGAGTCTAAGCTTGAAAGTATTGAAATCTTAAATGAAAATGGACTTAAGCCAGGAGATTTTGTTGAACTAAAAAGTGATTCAAGAGCGGTCTTATCATATATAGGACTTGTTTATGGCATGCCTTTACTTTTCTTTTTATTAGGCTTATGCCTATCGCTACTTATACTTAATAAAATGCAAGTTGCATCTTTCAAGATGTGGTCTTTAATAATAGCTACAATTTGTTTGGTCTTGTCTTATTTTTTAATAAAAAATATTGACAATAATTTTAACAAGAACAAAAAAGTTTTTGAAGTGAGGAAGTTGTAA
- a CDS encoding bifunctional (p)ppGpp synthetase/guanosine-3',5'-bis(diphosphate) 3'-pyrophosphohydrolase: MLESLIDKVKSYNPTCDEDKIREAFELAEKFHKGQKRNSGEDYIIHPYNVALILADMNMDTQTIIAGILHDIVEDTEVTYDDVKNEFGEEIANLVDGVTKLKNLNYKTKQENQAENIRKMVLAMAKDIRVIIVKLADRLHNMRTLEYMTPEKKKEKAMETIEIYAPIADRLGMSQVKWELEDLSLRYLDPDNYYKLVDMVNKKRQEREALISSIIAKIEENLKKIGIEAEVMGRPKNFYSIYKKMTIKGKAFDEIYDLSAVRILVNDIKDCYGALGVVHTLWKPIPGRFKDYISMPKPNRYQSLHTTVIDSNGETFEVQIRTYEMHQTAEFGIAAHWKYKSGVNKTTSFDENLTWLRQLLEWQKDVYDPNDFIETLKIDFFADEIFIFTPNGDVINLPEGATPIDFAYRIHSQIGNSTMGAKVNGRMVPINTKLKSGDIVEIITSSQAKPSLDWINFVKSSQAKKKIAQYFKIKDRDKNIERGREMIEREAKKLGYRVGDLLRDEWLEEVRAKLNISTISDMYAGVGFGSVGINQIMAKLVDIHRRVNKIENEIPMKEKPRMKRNLRSGIVVKDVDNIKVRFAKCCNPVPGDSIVGFVTIGRGVSIHRSDCPNIKNSDASRRLEVKWDTDGGSAYNAQIEVRAADRGNIVGDIATKINDSKINMVSLNARSGKDGTANLDIVVEIHDVEEIEKLIEKLKRVKNVFDVYRVKV; encoded by the coding sequence ATGCTAGAAAGTCTCATAGATAAGGTCAAATCTTATAATCCAACTTGCGATGAAGACAAGATAAGAGAAGCCTTTGAATTGGCAGAAAAATTTCATAAGGGACAAAAAAGAAATTCTGGAGAGGATTATATAATTCATCCATATAATGTGGCTTTAATTCTTGCCGATATGAACATGGACACTCAAACAATTATAGCGGGAATCTTGCATGATATTGTAGAGGATACCGAAGTAACTTATGATGATGTAAAGAATGAATTTGGTGAAGAAATCGCAAACTTAGTAGACGGAGTTACAAAACTTAAAAATTTGAACTACAAGACTAAGCAAGAAAACCAAGCAGAAAATATTAGAAAAATGGTTCTTGCCATGGCTAAGGATATTCGAGTAATAATTGTGAAATTGGCGGATAGACTTCACAATATGAGAACTCTTGAATATATGACACCAGAAAAGAAAAAAGAAAAAGCTATGGAGACTATAGAGATATATGCTCCAATAGCCGATAGACTTGGTATGAGTCAGGTTAAATGGGAATTAGAAGATTTGTCCTTGAGATATCTAGACCCAGATAATTATTATAAACTTGTTGACATGGTCAATAAGAAACGTCAAGAAAGAGAAGCTTTAATCTCTTCAATAATTGCAAAGATAGAAGAGAACTTAAAAAAAATCGGCATAGAAGCGGAAGTAATGGGCCGTCCCAAAAACTTCTACTCCATATACAAAAAGATGACAATAAAGGGTAAGGCTTTTGATGAAATATATGATTTATCAGCAGTAAGAATACTTGTAAATGATATAAAAGACTGTTATGGGGCTCTAGGTGTAGTTCATACTTTATGGAAGCCTATACCAGGAAGATTTAAGGATTATATATCTATGCCAAAGCCAAACAGATATCAGTCCTTACACACTACCGTAATTGATTCTAATGGAGAAACTTTTGAAGTTCAAATAAGAACTTATGAAATGCATCAAACAGCTGAATTTGGTATAGCGGCACACTGGAAGTATAAATCAGGAGTAAATAAAACTACATCTTTTGACGAGAATTTGACTTGGCTAAGACAACTCTTAGAGTGGCAAAAGGACGTATATGATCCAAATGATTTTATAGAGACGTTGAAAATAGACTTTTTTGCTGATGAAATATTTATTTTCACTCCGAATGGCGATGTAATAAATTTGCCAGAAGGAGCAACTCCTATAGATTTTGCTTATAGAATACACTCTCAGATAGGAAATTCCACAATGGGAGCCAAGGTCAATGGAAGAATGGTTCCTATAAATACTAAATTAAAGTCTGGGGATATAGTTGAGATCATAACAAGCTCTCAAGCAAAGCCATCCCTAGATTGGATTAATTTTGTAAAATCATCTCAAGCAAAGAAGAAAATTGCCCAATATTTTAAGATAAAAGACAGGGATAAAAATATTGAGCGCGGCAGAGAAATGATTGAAAGAGAAGCCAAGAAACTTGGATATAGAGTCGGAGACTTATTAAGAGATGAGTGGCTTGAAGAGGTAAGGGCTAAATTAAATATATCGACTATATCAGATATGTATGCTGGAGTTGGATTTGGATCAGTCGGCATAAATCAGATAATGGCCAAATTGGTAGATATTCATAGGAGAGTTAATAAAATTGAAAATGAAATTCCTATGAAAGAAAAACCTAGGATGAAAAGAAATCTTAGAAGTGGGATAGTCGTAAAGGATGTCGACAACATAAAGGTGAGATTTGCCAAATGTTGTAATCCTGTGCCTGGCGATTCTATAGTTGGATTTGTAACCATAGGAAGGGGAGTTTCAATTCACAGATCAGATTGTCCAAACATAAAAAATAGCGATGCCAGTAGAAGGTTGGAAGTGAAGTGGGATACTGATGGTGGATCTGCTTACAATGCGCAGATTGAAGTTAGAGCTGCCGATAGAGGAAACATAGTAGGAGATATAGCGACTAAAATTAATGATTCTAAGATAAACATGGTGTCCCTTAATGCTCGCAGTGGCAAGGATGGCACAGCTAATCTTGACATAGTCGTTGAGATTCATGATGTTGAAGAGATAGAAAAACTTATAGAAAAACTTAAAAGAGTTAAAAATGTATTTGACGTATATAGAGTAAAGGTTTAG
- a CDS encoding MBL fold metallo-hydrolase: protein MGLSLIRLMLGIYQTNCYILCDEKTKKALIIDPGYDSERIIANLNKHKLEPTMILLTHGHTDHYGAVAGLKKAYNIPIYLSESDQKMLDEHQKELDRTLGLENSEPIKADKYLHDGDVIDFEGHQIKVIATPGHTQGSVCFLLDQIMFSGDMLFQGSIGRTDLLGGSYEDIMKSLSKILKMDGEITVYPGHGPATTIGFEKENNYFARLL, encoded by the coding sequence ATGGGACTTAGTTTAATTAGACTTATGTTGGGAATATATCAAACAAATTGTTATATCCTATGTGATGAAAAGACGAAAAAGGCATTGATTATAGATCCAGGCTATGATAGCGAAAGAATAATTGCAAATTTAAATAAACATAAACTGGAACCGACTATGATTCTTTTAACTCATGGACATACAGACCATTATGGAGCGGTAGCGGGCTTAAAAAAGGCTTATAATATACCTATATATTTATCAGAATCAGATCAAAAAATGTTAGATGAACATCAAAAAGAGTTGGATAGGACTTTAGGTCTTGAAAATTCAGAACCTATAAAGGCTGACAAATATTTACATGATGGAGATGTCATTGACTTTGAGGGACATCAGATTAAAGTAATAGCAACACCAGGACACACTCAAGGAAGTGTATGCTTTTTATTGGATCAGATAATGTTTTCTGGAGATATGCTATTTCAAGGTTCAATAGGAAGAACGGACCTTCTAGGCGGTTCTTATGAAGATATAATGAAGTCTCTTTCCAAGATATTAAAGATGGATGGGGAAATCACAGTTTATCCAGGACATGGGCCAGCAACTACAATAGGATTTGAAAAAGAGAACAATTATTTTGCAAGATTATTATGA
- the aspS gene encoding aspartate--tRNA ligase: MDNLKGIKRTSYAGLINEKQVGQEVVLMGWIQRSRNLGSLIFADIRDREGLAQIVFDSELNSDLFEKAKNLKSEYVVAVKGKIRERSSKNPNIKTGNVELLADELRILSKAEVPPIYVKDDDNVSENMRLKYRTLDLRKPFMQNNLKTRSKLYKLTRDFFYEEGFIEVETPILTKPTPEGARDYLVPSRVNPGKFYALPQSPQLMKQLLMVSGLDKYIQITKCFRDEDLRFNRQPEFTQIDMELSFIDEEDIFAVNERYLKKIFKEMIGVDIKTPIRRMPYKEAMTKYGSDKPDLRFEMELKDFSEVFKNSEFKVFADTISTGGSVRGICVKNGANLLARKAVDKLSDFVKTYGAKGLAWVKYVDGDFSGPAAKFIDKEKDEVISIAKAEDGDLILFVADSDKVVFDSLGNLRVHLAKELNLIPEDVYELVWITEFPLFEYDDEEKRYVAVHHPFTHPFDEDLEYMLTDPKRVRARAYDIVINGDEMGGGSIRISDQEMQKIAFKALGFSEEDAQNKFGFLLDAFKYGVPPHGGLAYGLDRLVMLFTKSENLRDVIAFPKTQSASCLMTGAPTELSQAQLGEVHIKVLEDDK; encoded by the coding sequence ATGGATAATTTAAAGGGAATTAAAAGGACATCTTATGCGGGTCTGATTAATGAAAAACAAGTAGGTCAAGAAGTAGTTCTCATGGGATGGATTCAGAGATCAAGAAATTTAGGCTCTTTAATATTTGCAGATATAAGAGACAGGGAAGGACTGGCACAAATAGTATTTGATAGCGAATTGAATTCTGATCTGTTTGAAAAAGCGAAGAATTTAAAATCTGAATATGTAGTTGCAGTTAAGGGAAAGATAAGAGAGAGATCATCTAAAAATCCGAACATAAAAACAGGTAATGTTGAATTGCTAGCTGATGAACTCAGAATCCTTTCAAAGGCTGAAGTTCCTCCAATTTATGTAAAAGACGATGACAATGTATCCGAAAACATGAGATTAAAATATAGAACTTTGGATCTTAGAAAGCCATTTATGCAAAACAATTTGAAAACGAGATCTAAGCTTTACAAGTTGACAAGAGATTTCTTCTATGAAGAAGGATTTATAGAAGTAGAAACTCCTATTTTAACTAAACCAACACCTGAAGGCGCAAGAGATTATTTAGTTCCAAGCAGAGTTAATCCAGGAAAGTTTTATGCGCTTCCTCAATCACCTCAACTTATGAAACAACTTTTAATGGTCTCAGGACTTGACAAATATATTCAAATAACTAAATGTTTTAGAGACGAGGATTTGAGATTTAATAGGCAACCAGAATTTACTCAAATAGATATGGAGTTATCATTTATTGACGAAGAAGATATATTTGCTGTAAATGAAAGGTATTTAAAGAAAATTTTTAAAGAAATGATAGGGGTAGATATAAAAACTCCTATAAGAAGAATGCCCTATAAAGAAGCTATGACAAAATACGGTTCTGATAAGCCGGATTTGAGATTTGAAATGGAACTTAAGGATTTTTCAGAAGTATTTAAAAATTCAGAATTTAAAGTTTTTGCGGACACAATTTCAACAGGAGGATCTGTAAGAGGTATATGCGTAAAAAATGGAGCTAATTTGCTTGCAAGAAAAGCTGTTGATAAATTGAGTGATTTTGTAAAGACTTATGGAGCTAAGGGTTTGGCATGGGTTAAATATGTGGATGGAGATTTTTCTGGTCCTGCCGCTAAATTTATAGACAAAGAAAAAGATGAAGTCATTTCAATAGCTAAAGCTGAAGATGGTGATCTAATCTTATTCGTGGCAGATTCAGATAAGGTTGTATTTGATTCTCTTGGCAATCTAAGGGTCCATCTAGCAAAAGAACTAAACCTGATCCCAGAAGATGTATATGAACTTGTTTGGATTACAGAATTTCCTCTTTTTGAATATGACGATGAGGAGAAAAGGTATGTTGCAGTTCATCATCCATTCACTCATCCATTTGATGAAGATTTAGAATACATGCTAACCGATCCAAAAAGAGTAAGAGCAAGAGCCTATGATATAGTAATAAATGGAGATGAGATGGGCGGTGGCTCTATAAGAATATCAGATCAAGAAATGCAAAAAATTGCTTTTAAGGCTCTTGGATTTTCTGAAGAAGATGCGCAAAACAAATTTGGATTTTTATTAGATGCCTTCAAATATGGAGTTCCACCACATGGAGGTTTAGCATATGGTCTTGATAGGCTAGTAATGCTATTTACAAAATCAGAAAACTTAAGAGATGTTATAGCATTTCCTAAGACTCAATCTGCATCTTGCCTTATGACAGGAGCTCCTACCGAATTAAGTCAAGCACAACTAGGAGAAGTTCATATAAAAGTTTTGGAGGATGATAAGTAA
- the hemZ gene encoding coproporphyrinogen dehydrogenase HemZ, translated as MIIVENFSEKYRHACFELIRAYLPDKEFSNDSVILRYDNRNSYLCLIYEEKIYNVFVKQGDEFFEIRKSLFEILKQLTKCSKKWGLLTGIRPTKLAYNLYKKHGYDCALKNLVEDRLMSTEGANEILDIVERQDELIERHKNGYSVYVHIPFCRSKCSYCSFHTYVNAYDLHEPYTKALVNEISGFKKKLREPSAIYVGGGTPTSIGLYNLSLILSAISAKFGKAQEFTVECGRPEDLTDEMLKLLKSFGVTRISINPQTFKSESLRSLSRNHTVDDIYAAYNRARRVSFDSINMDFILGLPGEGKDTIINSLKIANQLKPDNITLHALAIKNGSKMIRQDLEYKFDLDRLYSEIDELLGLDYKKYYLYRQKRIYQNGENIGYALDKKMCLYNIMMIEEAQEIYAFGMGASSRLKRNDGFETRTNYRDIDYYIKKVRK; from the coding sequence ATGATTATAGTTGAAAATTTTTCTGAAAAATATAGACATGCTTGCTTTGAATTAATAAGAGCCTATCTCCCAGATAAGGAGTTTTCTAATGATTCCGTAATATTGAGATATGATAATAGAAACTCTTATTTGTGCCTTATCTATGAAGAAAAGATTTATAATGTATTTGTTAAGCAAGGAGATGAGTTTTTTGAAATCAGAAAGTCTCTTTTTGAAATTTTGAAGCAACTCACAAAATGCTCTAAAAAATGGGGCCTACTTACAGGTATAAGGCCGACAAAACTTGCTTATAATTTGTATAAAAAACATGGCTATGACTGTGCTTTAAAAAATTTAGTAGAAGATAGATTGATGTCCACAGAAGGCGCCAATGAAATATTGGACATAGTAGAGCGCCAAGACGAACTAATAGAAAGGCATAAAAATGGATATAGTGTATATGTTCACATACCATTTTGCAGGAGCAAATGCTCATATTGTTCATTCCACACTTATGTGAATGCTTATGATTTACACGAACCCTATACTAAGGCTTTGGTAAATGAAATATCTGGATTTAAAAAAAAGCTAAGAGAGCCTAGTGCCATTTATGTAGGAGGAGGAACACCGACAAGCATAGGTCTATATAATCTTTCTTTAATTTTGAGCGCTATATCGGCTAAATTTGGGAAAGCTCAAGAGTTTACGGTTGAGTGCGGCAGACCAGAGGATTTGACAGATGAAATGCTAAAGCTTTTAAAAAGCTTTGGAGTTACAAGAATAAGCATAAATCCACAAACTTTCAAGTCGGAGTCTTTGCGTAGTCTATCGCGAAATCATACAGTTGATGATATTTATGCGGCCTACAATAGAGCAAGAAGGGTCTCATTTGACAGTATAAATATGGACTTTATACTCGGTCTACCAGGAGAAGGAAAAGACACTATAATAAACAGTTTAAAAATTGCAAACCAACTAAAACCGGACAATATAACTTTACATGCTCTGGCTATTAAAAATGGATCAAAAATGATAAGACAAGATCTTGAATACAAGTTTGATTTGGATAGGTTATATTCAGAGATTGACGAGCTCTTGGGGCTTGATTATAAAAAATATTATCTATATAGACAAAAAAGAATTTACCAAAATGGAGAAAATATAGGATACGCCTTGGATAAAAAAATGTGCTTATATAATATTATGATGATTGAAGAGGCACAAGAAATTTATGCTTTTGGCATGGGAGCAAGCTCTAGATTGAAAAGAAATGATGGATTTGAAACAAGGACAAATTATAGAGACATAGATTATTATATAAAGAAGGTGAGGAAATGA
- the recJ gene encoding single-stranded-DNA-specific exonuclease RecJ — MREFLNPEISNLHSPILLPNLVKAGNILQNHLREKNKIRIVGDYDVDGIMSSFILTDSLRKLGADVDFRIPLRVEEGYGINESIIEECLRDGIKLIITCDNGIAAFKPIELAREKFIDVIVTDHHEIPLDENNEEILVTANAIINPKLKSSTYPFKDICGACVAFKLCEYMWMLSGKDLDDFYNVYLGPLSIATICDVMPLVKENRIIVKNGLERLEKWDNVGFKALVDILGIKFPFSNYHVGFIIGPTLNSSGRFEDAKMALNLLFEEQTDRALEMAENLKNINDQRKNKTEEAFKKGIAMVESLDLLSKLSVLIIYLKDVHESICGIVAGKIKELYNRPTIVLTNTDKGLKGSGRSIESYHMFEKISKSKGFLKSFGGHKMACGLSLDEDLLKDFITDVQKKADLTEDDLFRKILIDAKISFSDLNMDRVLNFKKLEPCGNENPQALFGTIGARVKGIQILGKNKNFIKIFLVENEKVMEATLFEDGQAFVEKFSNIFSKEEVDKALKSVNNNIVLDICYSPVINEFMGKTSIQLKLKSYRKSGV; from the coding sequence ATGAGGGAATTTTTAAATCCCGAAATATCAAACTTGCATAGTCCTATTTTACTTCCTAATCTTGTAAAGGCGGGAAATATTCTTCAAAATCACTTGAGAGAGAAAAATAAGATTAGAATAGTTGGCGATTATGATGTTGATGGCATTATGTCCTCGTTTATCTTGACTGACTCATTAAGAAAGCTTGGGGCTGATGTGGATTTTAGAATTCCCTTGAGAGTAGAAGAGGGATATGGCATAAACGAATCAATAATTGAAGAATGCCTAAGAGATGGAATAAAGCTAATAATTACTTGCGACAATGGTATAGCTGCTTTTAAGCCTATCGAATTGGCTAGAGAAAAATTTATAGATGTGATTGTGACAGATCACCACGAAATACCTCTCGATGAAAACAATGAAGAGATTTTAGTTACTGCCAATGCCATCATAAATCCCAAACTAAAGTCATCAACATATCCATTCAAAGACATATGCGGAGCCTGCGTAGCTTTTAAGTTATGTGAATATATGTGGATGCTTTCTGGAAAGGATTTGGATGATTTTTATAATGTGTATTTGGGACCACTTTCAATTGCAACTATTTGTGATGTCATGCCCCTTGTTAAGGAGAACAGGATAATAGTAAAAAACGGCTTGGAAAGGCTTGAAAAATGGGATAATGTTGGATTCAAGGCACTAGTTGATATTTTAGGTATTAAATTTCCATTTTCTAACTATCATGTAGGTTTTATTATAGGCCCCACTCTAAATTCTTCTGGAAGGTTTGAGGATGCAAAGATGGCTTTAAATCTTTTATTTGAAGAGCAGACTGATAGGGCTTTGGAGATGGCTGAAAATTTAAAGAATATAAACGATCAAAGAAAGAATAAAACGGAAGAAGCTTTTAAGAAAGGCATAGCCATGGTTGAGTCTTTAGATTTGTTATCCAAGTTAAGTGTTTTAATAATATATCTAAAAGATGTTCACGAGAGCATATGTGGGATTGTAGCTGGTAAAATAAAAGAGCTCTACAATAGACCAACCATCGTGCTTACAAATACTGACAAGGGACTAAAGGGATCTGGCAGGAGCATTGAAAGCTACCATATGTTTGAAAAAATAAGCAAGTCTAAGGGGTTTTTGAAATCTTTTGGAGGACACAAGATGGCATGTGGTTTATCACTTGATGAAGATTTGCTTAAAGATTTTATAACTGATGTTCAAAAAAAAGCTGATTTAACGGAAGATGATTTGTTCAGAAAAATCTTAATTGATGCCAAAATAAGCTTTAGCGATTTGAATATGGATAGGGTCTTGAATTTTAAAAAACTTGAGCCTTGTGGTAATGAGAACCCCCAAGCTCTTTTTGGAACCATAGGAGCAAGGGTAAAAGGAATACAAATATTAGGGAAAAATAAAAATTTTATAAAAATATTTTTAGTTGAGAATGAAAAAGTGATGGAAGCGACATTATTTGAAGATGGACAAGCTTTCGTAGAAAAGTTTTCGAACATATTTTCTAAAGAAGAGGTCGACAAGGCTTTGAAATCAGTTAACAATAACATAGTCTTGGATATATGTTATAGTCCAGTTATAAATGAGTTTATGGGCAAAACGAGTATACAGCTAAAATTGAAGTCATATAGAAAGTCGGGTGTTTAG
- the der gene encoding ribosome biogenesis GTPase Der — translation MTRPVVCIIGKPNVGKSTLFNKIVGKKISITEDTPGVTRDRINSVASWLGRKFLLVDTGGLDPKDEDIFMTQIKDQADVAIETSDVIIFLTDGLDGVSSIDRDIANILRTYGKKVVLCVNKFDAKAAKDNYYDFFELGLGEPIKIAAEQGMGVGDLLDAVIEKFPIDLQDDDDDDDVRVTFIGKPNVGKSSLINYILKEDRSIVTNIPGTTRDAIDSQFNYKDNKYILVDTAGLRKRKKIDEKIERYSVIRTLTAIERSTVCVLMIDAIEGVSEQDAKIVGYAHDNNKAIIIAVNKWDALTKDDSTMKKFTNEVYKRLPFITYAPIVFISAKTGQRVENLLDLIMTVNANYNHRISTGALNAIIDKAVLLNQPPSDKGKRGKLYFAQQVGTRPPKFVFHVNDKELFHFTYMRYLENQIREAYGFLGTPISIILKNKGD, via the coding sequence ATGACTAGACCTGTAGTATGTATAATAGGAAAGCCAAATGTAGGAAAGTCTACTTTATTTAATAAAATAGTTGGAAAGAAAATTTCTATAACAGAAGATACTCCTGGTGTTACAAGAGATAGGATAAATTCTGTTGCATCTTGGCTTGGCAGAAAATTTTTGTTGGTTGATACCGGCGGGCTTGATCCTAAAGACGAGGATATATTTATGACACAAATCAAAGATCAAGCTGATGTTGCGATAGAAACATCTGATGTCATTATATTTTTGACAGATGGCCTAGATGGTGTATCCTCCATAGATAGAGATATTGCAAATATACTGCGCACTTATGGCAAGAAGGTAGTTCTCTGCGTAAATAAGTTTGATGCCAAGGCTGCTAAAGATAATTACTATGATTTCTTTGAACTTGGTCTTGGAGAGCCTATAAAGATAGCGGCTGAACAGGGGATGGGAGTAGGAGATCTACTAGATGCTGTTATAGAAAAGTTCCCTATAGATTTACAAGATGATGACGACGATGATGATGTAAGAGTGACCTTTATAGGAAAGCCAAATGTCGGTAAATCGTCACTAATTAATTATATTTTAAAAGAAGACAGATCAATAGTTACAAATATCCCTGGAACTACTAGAGATGCAATAGATTCACAATTTAACTATAAGGATAATAAGTATATACTTGTCGACACAGCTGGGCTTAGAAAAAGAAAAAAAATAGATGAAAAGATAGAAAGATATTCTGTTATAAGAACATTAACAGCCATAGAAAGATCGACCGTGTGTGTACTTATGATTGATGCCATAGAAGGTGTTAGCGAACAAGATGCCAAGATCGTGGGATATGCTCACGATAACAACAAGGCAATTATTATAGCGGTAAATAAGTGGGATGCTTTGACTAAAGATGATTCTACTATGAAAAAATTTACCAATGAAGTCTATAAAAGATTGCCTTTTATAACTTATGCCCCCATAGTGTTTATATCTGCCAAGACAGGGCAAAGAGTTGAAAATTTACTAGACCTTATTATGACAGTAAATGCAAATTATAATCACAGGATAAGTACAGGAGCCTTAAATGCAATAATAGATAAGGCGGTTCTGTTAAATCAACCGCCATCAGATAAGGGCAAGCGTGGCAAGTTGTATTTTGCTCAACAAGTAGGAACTAGGCCACCAAAATTTGTATTTCATGTAAACGATAAAGAGCTTTTCCATTTCACCTATATGAGATATTTGGAAAATCAAATCAGGGAAGCCTATGGATTTTTAGGCACTCCAATAAGTATAATTCTAAAAAATAAAGGTGATTGA